The following proteins are encoded in a genomic region of Drosophila willistoni isolate 14030-0811.24 chromosome 3R, UCI_dwil_1.1, whole genome shotgun sequence:
- the LOC6647035 gene encoding zinc finger and SCAN domain-containing protein 22 isoform X2, whose translation MMNFSAFGGPFSGIHQFAAKFDAQTPGAFGTPPANAAAAAAAAGAGDNHVQRYQTTNGNHFNQNVPNVSAANNMQYGQNISIPYSQPQGDLNFLNAAAAADHKVLNQQILQNVNQSWQTLANTANTVDYSSHLLSATLPISIQHFLKYSETIKKESTSGDVLKNGTNLASLALGGVALTPSNNGANGGHHNGLVNMDQHGGGGGGGGGHMTNMTDANGTALANGGAATNGVANGSNVTNGQAGGAVSSTGAATGNATGTGTTTTGKKTKKKKPPKEKKPRPKPGEIRETKALDGSTLYCCPECQMAYPDRSLIEQHVISHAVERRFVCDICNAALKRKDHLTRHKLSHIPDRPHVCNICMKSFKRKEQLTLHIVIHSGEKKHVCIECGKGFYRKDHLRKHTRSHIARRVKSEVSAQNVNGSGTANTTQNNSLHGS comes from the exons ATGATGAATTTCTCAGCATTTGGCGGTCCATTCTCTGGCATACATCAGTTTGCCGCTAAATTTGATGCACAAACACCGGGTGCATTCGGTACACCGCCAGCAAATGCAGCAGCCGCTGCTGCAGCGGCTGGAGCTGGTGATAATCATGTGCAGCGCTATCAGACAACCAATGGCAATCACTTCAATCAGAATGTGCCCAACG TTTCGGCGGCCAATAATATGCAATATGGCCAGAATATATCCATACCGTACTCACAGCCGCAGGGTGatctaaattttttaaatgcagCTGCTGCAGCGGATCATAAGG tGCTCAATCAGCAAATCCTGCAAAATGTCAATCAGTCGTGGCAAACGCTGGCCAACACAGCCAATACAGTGGACTACTCATCGCATTTGCTATCCGCAACACTGCCAATTTCCATTCAGCACTTCCTTAAATATTCGGAGACCATCAAAAAGGAGTCCACCTCCGGTGATGTGCTCAAGAATGGCACCAATTTGGCCAGCCTGGCGCTGGGGGGCGTGGCCCTAACACCGAGCAATAATGGTGCCAATGGCGGACATCACAATGGCCTAGTGAATATGGATCAGCATGGTGGTGGCGGAGGCGGTGGCGGCGGTCACATGACCAATATGACCGATGCCAATGGCACGGCATTGGCCAATGGTGGCGCTGCCACCAATGGTGTGGCAAATGGCTCAAATGTTACCAATGGTCAGGCCGGCGGTGCTGTGTCTAGTACAGGAGCAGCAACTGGCAATGCCACCGGCACTGGGACCACGACCACCGgcaagaaaaccaaaaagaagaaaccgCCCAAGGAGAAAAAGCCCAGACCGAAGCCCGGCGAAATTCGTGAGACCAAAGCTCTGGATGGTTCGACACTCTATTGCTGTCCCGAATGCCAGATGGCCTATCCGGATCGCAGTCTGATCGAACAGCATGTCATATCGCATGCCGTGGAGCGGCGATTTGTCTGCGACATCTGCAATGCGGCCCTCAAGCGCAAGGATCACCTGACCAGGCACAAGTTGTCCCACATACCAGACAGACCGCATGTGTGCAAT ATATGCATGAAGTCGTTTAAGCGTAAGGAGCAACTAACTTTGCACATTGTCATCCATTCAGGCGAAAAGAAGCATGTGTGCATTGAGTGTGGAAAAG GTTTCTATCGCAAGGATCACTTGCGAAAGCATACACGTTCGCATATTGCACGACGCGTCAAATCCGAAGTATCGGCCCAGAATGTCAACGGATCGGGTACTGCTAATACTACGCAAAATAATTCTCTACATGGTTCCTGA
- the LOC6647035 gene encoding zinc finger and SCAN domain-containing protein 22 isoform X1: MMNFSAFGGPFSGIHQFAAKFDAQTPGAFGTPPANAAAAAAAAGAGDNHVQRYQTTNGNHFNQNVPNVSAANNMQYGQNISIPYSQPQGDLNFLNAAAAADHKGKIHPKIERDREEVLNQQILQNVNQSWQTLANTANTVDYSSHLLSATLPISIQHFLKYSETIKKESTSGDVLKNGTNLASLALGGVALTPSNNGANGGHHNGLVNMDQHGGGGGGGGGHMTNMTDANGTALANGGAATNGVANGSNVTNGQAGGAVSSTGAATGNATGTGTTTTGKKTKKKKPPKEKKPRPKPGEIRETKALDGSTLYCCPECQMAYPDRSLIEQHVISHAVERRFVCDICNAALKRKDHLTRHKLSHIPDRPHVCNICMKSFKRKEQLTLHIVIHSGEKKHVCIECGKGFYRKDHLRKHTRSHIARRVKSEVSAQNVNGSGTANTTQNNSLHGS; encoded by the exons ATGATGAATTTCTCAGCATTTGGCGGTCCATTCTCTGGCATACATCAGTTTGCCGCTAAATTTGATGCACAAACACCGGGTGCATTCGGTACACCGCCAGCAAATGCAGCAGCCGCTGCTGCAGCGGCTGGAGCTGGTGATAATCATGTGCAGCGCTATCAGACAACCAATGGCAATCACTTCAATCAGAATGTGCCCAACG TTTCGGCGGCCAATAATATGCAATATGGCCAGAATATATCCATACCGTACTCACAGCCGCAGGGTGatctaaattttttaaatgcagCTGCTGCAGCGGATCATAAGGGTAAAATCCATCCAAAAATTGAACGTGACCGGGAAGAAG tGCTCAATCAGCAAATCCTGCAAAATGTCAATCAGTCGTGGCAAACGCTGGCCAACACAGCCAATACAGTGGACTACTCATCGCATTTGCTATCCGCAACACTGCCAATTTCCATTCAGCACTTCCTTAAATATTCGGAGACCATCAAAAAGGAGTCCACCTCCGGTGATGTGCTCAAGAATGGCACCAATTTGGCCAGCCTGGCGCTGGGGGGCGTGGCCCTAACACCGAGCAATAATGGTGCCAATGGCGGACATCACAATGGCCTAGTGAATATGGATCAGCATGGTGGTGGCGGAGGCGGTGGCGGCGGTCACATGACCAATATGACCGATGCCAATGGCACGGCATTGGCCAATGGTGGCGCTGCCACCAATGGTGTGGCAAATGGCTCAAATGTTACCAATGGTCAGGCCGGCGGTGCTGTGTCTAGTACAGGAGCAGCAACTGGCAATGCCACCGGCACTGGGACCACGACCACCGgcaagaaaaccaaaaagaagaaaccgCCCAAGGAGAAAAAGCCCAGACCGAAGCCCGGCGAAATTCGTGAGACCAAAGCTCTGGATGGTTCGACACTCTATTGCTGTCCCGAATGCCAGATGGCCTATCCGGATCGCAGTCTGATCGAACAGCATGTCATATCGCATGCCGTGGAGCGGCGATTTGTCTGCGACATCTGCAATGCGGCCCTCAAGCGCAAGGATCACCTGACCAGGCACAAGTTGTCCCACATACCAGACAGACCGCATGTGTGCAAT ATATGCATGAAGTCGTTTAAGCGTAAGGAGCAACTAACTTTGCACATTGTCATCCATTCAGGCGAAAAGAAGCATGTGTGCATTGAGTGTGGAAAAG GTTTCTATCGCAAGGATCACTTGCGAAAGCATACACGTTCGCATATTGCACGACGCGTCAAATCCGAAGTATCGGCCCAGAATGTCAACGGATCGGGTACTGCTAATACTACGCAAAATAATTCTCTACATGGTTCCTGA